The stretch of DNA CATAGCTAATCTAACTGCTAATTTTCGTATTATACTTATAGCAAACAGCGTATTAAATAATTTATATCTCCACTTTAATACGATAAAAATTAGAGATATAAATAATGCAATCGAAATAAGTGGACGCATTAAAAAATCATTCCTTCCTAGCTCTATTATGTATATAGTTTTTTCTAGAATGATTTACTTATACATAGAAAAATTAGCTACCATAAATTCTTGTTTCAGTTAGTAGATAATCCACCGAAAGGTCATGGGATTCTTTAGGTATGGAAGAAATTATTTGTACCTCACTACAAATTGACAAGGTAGGAGCTTGTATACTCGGTAATATTCGATCATAATACCCCCCACCAAATCCAATCCGATAACCGTTTTTATCAAAAACAATTCCCGGAACAATACATAATCCAAGTAATTCATTTTCTAAGGGACTCGTATGTTCCATAATAGGCTCTTCAATTCCCGCGTATACAACTTCAAGTTGTTCAAAAGAAGTGATTTGACGATATGTCATTGTTTTATCAATCGGATTACATTTAGGAACGGCAATTACTTTATTTTCTTTCCATCCTTGTTGAATAATTTGTTTCGTGTCCCATTCGAACCCTTTAGAAACAGTGATTCCAATTGTTAAGGAATTTTTCCATAGGTGTGAATGAAATAGTAGATGCTGTTGTTTTGATTGAATAGACTTTCTTCTATCTTGAGATAATTCATTTAATTGTTGAATCATATTTTTCCTTAAAATTTGCTTATTCATTATGTACACCCCTAATAATAGAAAAACTCCTATCCAAACGATAAGAGTTTTTTGCTAACATTATTTTGTTTCACGATGTAACGTGTGTTTTTTAAGACGTGGTGAGTATTTCTTAAGCTCAATACGTTCAGGATTTGTACGCTTGTTTTTTGTAGAGATGTAGTTACGATCTCCCGTTTCTGTACAAGCTAAAGTTATATTTACGCGCATATTTTATCCCTCCAAACTTTTCAACTTGCCTCTTCATACATAATTGTGCAGACTTTAATTATATTATCAAACTTTCCATTAATTATCAAGATTGTTTACTGCAATAATGAATGAAAATCAACGCTTAACTTATTTCCATAATAATTGTAATGATAAAAATTAGTAGAATAATGATGATTCCATTGTCTATTTATGGTATAACTATTAATGAATATAAAGGAGGGAATAAAATGTTTTATGCGATAATAGCTATTATCGTAGTTGCAATTGTTCTATTCATACTATCTTATTTTATGAATGATAGAATTGAAGAAGTAGAATCACAATTAGAACAAATGTCGATTACAACAATGCAAGATACATATCAATTAAAGAAGAAAATCAAGGTGCTTGAAGAAGAACTATTACCAAGTGATTTAAATGATCATAAAACGGAAAATAGTAATCTTATCAATAGTTAAAGGAGTAAATCAATGAAACACCACATTAGAGCTTTTGCACTTGGTTTGTTTACAAGTGCCATAATTATTCTGATTGTATTCTTTCTCGTGCAAGACTCACAAACATCTATCGAAGATGTTAATGCAGAAGAAATGATTCCTGTATTAGAAGATCAAGGGTACACAGTTCTTTCCCAAGAGGAATATATATCCTATAGTGTAAATGGCAACGATTCAGAAAATAGTTCGGAAAGTAACAATGAATCATCAGATGAAGAGTCTCAACAAAATGAAGATACAAACAACAAGAAGAGGAAGAAGAATCATCAAATGAAAATCAGAATGAAGATGAATCTGATGAAAATTCTACGATAGAATATGAGCTAACTGTTGAAACGGGTATGGCATCATCTGAAATAAGCGACATTCTGGAAAATGAGGATATCATTGAAAGTGCTTCTGACTTTAATGATTATTTAGAAGATAATGATTATGCAATTAACGTTAAACCAGGTACATTTGAATTAACAAGTGACATGTCTCATTTTGACATAGCAGAAGTAATTACAAGTTATAATTAAAAATAGCACAGCGATATGCTGTGCTATTTATTTAGATTTACATTTTCTCCTTTGACCAAATATAATATGCTTTCACCAATATTTGTGATATGATCTGCAAATCTTTCCAAGTATCTCGCGCAAAAAGACATTTGCATCACATATTCGATCTGATCGGGTCGGGTAGCCGTTTCGTATAACAAGTCACTAACTACTCTTTTATAAACATGATCTACCTCATCATCCATTTCTGCTAACTTTCCAGCAAGCGAAATATCTTCCTGTTCAAATGCTAATACTGCTGTGTGAAGCATCTTTTTTACTTGATGGTGCATATGTGAAAGGTCAGGAGGGACACTCGAAGGATTATCTAGTAACCTAATACTCGATTTGGCAATATTTTTCGCGTTGTCACCCATTCGTTCTATATCTATCATTACTCTTAAAGCAGTTACAATTTTTCTTAAGTCTGTTGCTACTGGTTGTTGTTTTGCAATTAATAAAATAGCTTTATCATTAATGTTTTTTTCAAGCTTATCAATTTCTTTATCTTTCGCTATAACAGTCTCTGCAAGTTCTTGCTGTTGTTGTATTAGTGATTCAACTGAACTATCCAATGCTTCACCTACCAAATCCGCCATATGAAGTATGTCACCATAAAGTTCTTGAAGCTCTTCTTGGAACTGATTACGTGTTGTCATATAAGTTCCTCCCCTAAACAAATAGTTTCTATATGTTACTAATTATAAAGGTTTAATATTAACTATTTGTAAATTCTATGTAATCATTTATAAAAATAAGCGAATCCATTTTGGATTCGCTTATTTTTTATTCATCAACTGCATTTTCTTCATCTTGTTCTTCTTTGACTTCGAAGTATGCATCGAGGATACGTCTGCCGATTTTACCGTTAATTCCATTTCCTTGCCCCGTGTGTGGAACTATTATGGCAAATGCAACTTCAGGTTCATCAAATGGAGCATAGCCAACAAGTGAAAGACTATTTGTATCAGCTAGCTTTTTCCCATCATCATAAATAGATGTTTCAGCTGTTCCTGTCTTACCTGCAGGATTATAATCTACATCTTGAAAATAACCTCTTGCTGTTCCAGATTCATAAACTCGCTTAAAACCATTTTGTACTCGTTCTATTTCACTTTGACTCATATCAATACGGTTCATTACTTGCGTATTTTTTGTATAATACACTGGACCTAATTCATCAAATGATGCAATCGGATCATGAACTTGCTTTAAAAAGTGTGGTTGAACACGATATCCATCATTGGCAATTGTTGAAACATATTGTGCTAACTGTAATGTCGTATACGTATCATATTGTCCTATTGTAAAGTCCAGAACATTACCTGGGTTCGGTGCACCATTTGATCTAACCCCGGTAGATTCATGTGGAAAATCAATACCTGTAGATACTCCTAGACCAAATTGATTAAAGTAATTTTGTAAATCATTTAGCGCATTGTTGTATTCAGACCAACTTGCATTAAGAGTTGAGTTATCTGGATAAGGGTGACGATTTTCTCCCATCATTCTTAAAGCAATATAAAACATATATACGTTTGAAGATTTTTCCAATGCTTCTAGATCTGTTACATAGCCTAAATTTGAAACTGATTTTTTTACAGGCGTACTAGCTATCCTAACGGGGTTATCAAAAAAAACTTGACCAGGTGAAATGACACCTGATTCATACCCTGCTAATACACTGGCACCTTTTACGGATGATCCAGGTTCATATGCGCTAGCTAAAGCCATAAATGCAGCATCATTGTATTCGTTTTTTTCTTTATTATAATTCACACCAGACATCGCCAGTAGTTCTCCTGTTTTTGGATCCATTACTACTGCGAATGCATTGGTTAAGTGTTGGTTAGGTCCAGGATATTGTTGTTTAACCTTCTTCATTTCATCTAATACTATTTCATCTACTTTTTCCTGAAATTCCATATCAATAGTTAATACAAGGTCTTTTCCTCGTTTCCCTTCAACTACTGTTTCCGTTCCAACTATTGATCCATTTTTTCTTGTCTCATATTGAATCTGTTCTTTTCTTCCTCGCAGGAAATCCTCATATTGTTGTTCTATTCCACTTGTACCTACTCGATCATTACGGCTATATCCTTTACTTAAGTATGCCTGCACATCTTCAGCTGGAATACCCTGCTCTTGACTTGTAATACCTCCCAGGATACTGCTTAGCGTATTATCATAAGGATACAGTCGATCCCAATCTGTTGTCGCATTTATTCCTGGTAATTTATCAAGATTCTCCGCTACAGTAGCATATTCCTCAGCTGATACATCTTCATTCTTTATAACTTGTGGAGTCAATGAATATGCTTTATCTAATTCTTTTTTTATGGCGATAATTTCCATATCGTCATCAGAAAAATCACTGATTTCTTCCTCGGTAATCAACTCTAATGTGTGGTTATATACATCTGCATTATCCATTTCGGAAGTATCTATGTCATTTAACCGTTCGTCTACATCTTTTTGATTTAATAAGTAATAATATTCTCGTTTATCTCTATCTGTGATACGTTTTAAGCGATCTTCCTGACCCATCTCAATATAATCCGCTAACTTTTGGGCTAATTGTAAGCGGTCTTTAGCTTGTACCCCTTTTGGTGGTGTATACGTAATAGAATACATTGCATTATTATCTACAATTACATTTCCATTAGTATCCAAGATTCTTCCTCTTGGGACCGGTACACTTGTCGTATCAATATTGGTTCTCTCAATTTCTTCTTGGTGAGCCTCCCCATTTAATATTTGAACAACCCCTAATTGCAAAATTAATACAGAGAACATCAAAAAGATTGCAAAAAATAATATATTTATCCGAAAGGGAAGTTGGGCTCGTTTCTTTTTAATATCTTTACTCAATGTTTCTTCTCCCCCAATAATTTAGTACAATATTTTCCTCTGTTTGATTTTACCATAATTAACGATTTTTTTCGTCTGTAATTTGCTCTTTTATTAAAATTTCTTTTGGATTCCTTGTCCCTATTTGAATATTTTTAATGAAGAAATAAATAGCGAGATGACCCGCGCCAAAAACTACAAGTAGAATCGGGATGATTTGTTCTTCTTTAAATAATACAATCCCTAATATAAACACGGTTATTGATAGTGCTCTACCTAAATTCAAGAAAATTTCTCGTATTACGATATATTCCACTCGCATTTCAGCAGCTTTATATGCTTTTCCAATTACATCAAAAGTCATTGATACAAATGGGACATTTAATATAGGGTAGGCAATACCGATAATTACTGCATACACCATCAATAAGGAGTAATTCACTTCAAAAATGATGATAAATATGGAAGCAAATAGTAACAAACCACCTAATAATATCGATTTTTTCCTTAAATGGGGCTTTATAAATCTTGCCGCAATTAGATAAAACACAATCGATAAACCAGATAAAAACATATTAAATGTCCCAAGTGCGAGTTCACTATTTGTAACGAGAAACACCCATATTGTGATATAAAAACCAAAAATACCTTCTCTTAAGCCTTGGAAAAAATGAGAATGTAAAATTCTTTTCCAATTTTTGTTTCTCTTCCTTTCTTTTGCGATATGCTTCATTGCAAATAACCCTTTTGACCCTTTCCGTACGATAAAAAAGCTTGCAATCACTGCACAAGCAAATAACAAAAAAGAGATTCCAAAGATTACATTATAACCAACATCATCTACCATATTTGAAATTATAAAGCCTGCTAATAGAGGGCCAACCATACCTGCAAATGAACTTAAAATACCGAACACACCATTAAACATATCTCTTGTATCCGGTTCCGTAATCTCAAAAGTCATAACATGAAAAGCTAACCAAAAAAATCCGTAACCAATACCGATTAAACACCCCAGTATAAAGTTATAATAAGCTGCTAACTCACCAATAAATAATACACATACAAAAAATAAGCAAAGGAAGAGGATACCAACACGCAAAATAAGTATACGATCAATGGATTTGGATAATTTACCTGCCCATACAAACGCAAGAGCCTGAAAAATATAACTAGCTAAATTATAATTAGCAATTGTTATTAATTCTCCAGATTGTTTCCATATATAGACATTAACAAATGTATTAGATAAGAAAATACCGCCTGAATATAATCCACCAATTAATAAAAGAATGATTAAGTCACGATTTTCAATTTTATGTTTTTGAAAAAAATTGTTTATTTGTTGGAACATTAAAAACGACTCCTTCTTTTCCAACTTTATTTTTTGCGAAGGAGTCGTATCTATACAAAAAAAACACGTGAAAATCTTTTCACGTGTTTTAATCTATAATTATATTACTTAGCTTCTTCGTAGTTTTTTGCAACTTGATCCCAATTAACTACATTCCAGAATGCTGAAATGTACTCTGGGCGTTTGTTTTGATATTTAAGATAATAAGCGTGTTCCCAAACATCAAGTCCTAATACAGGAGTTTTTCCTTCCATTAATGGTGAATCTTGGTTTGGTGTGCTTGTAATTTCTAGTTCACCATTGTTAACAATTAGCCAAGCCCATCCAGAACCGAAACGTCCTGCTGCAGCTGCTGCAAATTCTTCTTTGAATTTGTCTAATGAACCAAATTTAGCATTAATTTTATCAGCTAATTCACCTGTTGGCTCACCGCCGCCATTTGGTGATAATAACTTCCAAAATAGGCTATGGTTAGCATGTCCGCCACCATTGTTACGTACTGCAGTTTTTGCATTTTCAGGGACTGCATCAAGATTACTAATTAATTCTTCTACAGACTTACTTTGAAGGTCTGCATGTCCTTCCAATGCATCATTTAATTTAGTTACATACGTGTTGTGATGTTTCGTATGATGAATGTTCATTGTTTCTTTGTCAATTGTCGGTTCCAATGCATCATATGCATATGGTAATTCCGGTAATTCAAATTTTGCCATGTTTATCTTCCTCCTTAAAATAAATGATGTAAAGGTTTATGTCCCTTTATATTAAAAAGACTATCAAAGCTTTTAAGTAGTTGCAAACGATATGCTTTATATTTCCAATGTTTGTAGTTGGTTCCAATTTCAACATACAAAAAAACAAGCAAATGCTTGTTTTTTAAAATGGCTCGGGACGGAATCGAACCGCCGACACAAGGATTTTCAGTCCTCTGCTCTACCGACTGAGCTACCAAGCCGTATTAAATTATAACGTAATCCATTCTAAATCGAATTTCCAGCTTACTATCAATTAGCTCAGAAGTTATATTGCAATTTTAGTTTCATCGATAGTTAATTCGAAATACGTATTTTGAGGTCATTTAGTAATCACTCAAAATAAAAATATGTATGGAGGAGGTAGAGGGATTCGAACCCCCGCGCGGTTTGACCCGCCTCTCGGTTTTCAAGACCGATCCCTTCAGCCGGACTTGGGTATACCTCCGGATTGGTTAAAATGGTGGACCCTGCAGGACTCGAACCTGCGACCGATCGGTTATGAGCCGATAGCTCTAACCAACTGAGCTAAGGGTCCTTCTATTTAATATATGACGTTATTCATGGGGCGACCGGTGGGGATTGAACCCACGAATGCCGGAGCCACAATCCGGTGCGTTAACCACTTCGCCACGACCGCCATGATTATAATATGGTAGCGGCGGAGGGGATCGAACCCCCGACCTCACGGGTATGAACCGTACGCTCTCGCCAGCTGAGCTACACCGCCATGGCTCCACAGGTAGGATTCGAACCTACGA from Oceanobacillus iheyensis HTE831 encodes:
- the rpmG gene encoding 50S ribosomal protein L33 yields the protein MRVNITLACTETGDRNYISTKNKRTNPERIELKKYSPRLKKHTLHRETK
- the sodA gene encoding superoxide dismutase SodA — translated: MAKFELPELPYAYDALEPTIDKETMNIHHTKHHNTYVTKLNDALEGHADLQSKSVEELISNLDAVPENAKTAVRNNGGGHANHSLFWKLLSPNGGGEPTGELADKINAKFGSLDKFKEEFAAAAAGRFGSGWAWLIVNNGELEITSTPNQDSPLMEGKTPVLGLDVWEHAYYLKYQNKRPEYISAFWNVVNWDQVAKNYEEAK
- a CDS encoding peptidoglycan D,D-transpeptidase FtsI family protein, with amino-acid sequence MSKDIKKKRAQLPFRINILFFAIFLMFSVLILQLGVVQILNGEAHQEEIERTNIDTTSVPVPRGRILDTNGNVIVDNNAMYSITYTPPKGVQAKDRLQLAQKLADYIEMGQEDRLKRITDRDKREYYYLLNQKDVDERLNDIDTSEMDNADVYNHTLELITEEEISDFSDDDMEIIAIKKELDKAYSLTPQVIKNEDVSAEEYATVAENLDKLPGINATTDWDRLYPYDNTLSSILGGITSQEQGIPAEDVQAYLSKGYSRNDRVGTSGIEQQYEDFLRGRKEQIQYETRKNGSIVGTETVVEGKRGKDLVLTIDMEFQEKVDEIVLDEMKKVKQQYPGPNQHLTNAFAVVMDPKTGELLAMSGVNYNKEKNEYNDAAFMALASAYEPGSSVKGASVLAGYESGVISPGQVFFDNPVRIASTPVKKSVSNLGYVTDLEALEKSSNVYMFYIALRMMGENRHPYPDNSTLNASWSEYNNALNDLQNYFNQFGLGVSTGIDFPHESTGVRSNGAPNPGNVLDFTIGQYDTYTTLQLAQYVSTIANDGYRVQPHFLKQVHDPIASFDELGPVYYTKNTQVMNRIDMSQSEIERVQNGFKRVYESGTARGYFQDVDYNPAGKTGTAETSIYDDGKKLADTNSLSLVGYAPFDEPEVAFAIIVPHTGQGNGINGKIGRRILDAYFEVKEEQDEENAVDE
- the phoU gene encoding phosphate signaling complex protein PhoU, with protein sequence MTTRNQFQEELQELYGDILHMADLVGEALDSSVESLIQQQQELAETVIAKDKEIDKLEKNINDKAILLIAKQQPVATDLRKIVTALRVMIDIERMGDNAKNIAKSSIRLLDNPSSVPPDLSHMHHQVKKMLHTAVLAFEQEDISLAGKLAEMDDEVDHVYKRVVSDLLYETATRPDQIEYVMQMSFCARYLERFADHITNIGESILYLVKGENVNLNK
- a CDS encoding MFS transporter, whose product is MFQQINNFFQKHKIENRDLIILLLIGGLYSGGIFLSNTFVNVYIWKQSGELITIANYNLASYIFQALAFVWAGKLSKSIDRILILRVGILFLCLFFVCVLFIGELAAYYNFILGCLIGIGYGFFWLAFHVMTFEITEPDTRDMFNGVFGILSSFAGMVGPLLAGFIISNMVDDVGYNVIFGISFLLFACAVIASFFIVRKGSKGLFAMKHIAKERKRNKNWKRILHSHFFQGLREGIFGFYITIWVFLVTNSELALGTFNMFLSGLSIVFYLIAARFIKPHLRKKSILLGGLLLFASIFIIIFEVNYSLLMVYAVIIGIAYPILNVPFVSMTFDVIGKAYKAAEMRVEYIVIREIFLNLGRALSITVFILGIVLFKEEQIIPILLVVFGAGHLAIYFFIKNIQIGTRNPKEILIKEQITDEKNR
- a CDS encoding 5-formyltetrahydrofolate cyclo-ligase, which codes for MNKQILRKNMIQQLNELSQDRRKSIQSKQQHLLFHSHLWKNSLTIGITVSKGFEWDTKQIIQQGWKENKVIAVPKCNPIDKTMTYRQITSFEQLEVVYAGIEEPIMEHTSPLENELLGLCIVPGIVFDKNGYRIGFGGGYYDRILPSIQAPTLSICSEVQIISSIPKESHDLSVDYLLTETRIYGS